The following coding sequences are from one Novosphingobium sp. Gsoil 351 window:
- a CDS encoding type II toxin-antitoxin system HipA family toxin — MAVARTYVFVHFPEGPVPAGLLVMTEEPRAAFATFAYGRRYLERPDRIPIDPVSLPLPAPGTDRTFRTEEGFAVFSGIRDAAPDGWGQYLMYKATGDRTPTGIDLILASGEHRVGALAFGPTPARPERLTPWGDGNAPGEHFTLEELSEAAERAQHVDQLDENLRRLLTAGSSLGGARPKASTEIGDQPWIAKFQARNDSFPECRVELATMRLAAQCGLNVPALGFEHVLGRDIYLIERFDRVVHSSAHGSWTERRPFVSGLTMLAAHESEVSLFSYADLAGVIRQHGSAVRQDLHELFRRMVFNILVTNDDDHLRNHGFLLDGTRWRLSPLYDVVPKPQVGLERRLVLGVGPQGRNATLENALQGAAAFDLSAEDAIALVGEMRSIVAARWQPLFGEAGLGAADQQRFATCFRLATSNP, encoded by the coding sequence ATGGCCGTCGCTCGCACTTACGTCTTCGTTCACTTCCCGGAGGGCCCGGTTCCCGCCGGGCTGCTGGTGATGACGGAAGAGCCGCGCGCCGCATTCGCGACATTTGCCTACGGCAGGCGCTATCTCGAGCGACCGGATCGAATTCCAATCGACCCGGTCAGCTTACCGCTTCCCGCCCCTGGCACCGATCGCACCTTCCGGACGGAAGAGGGTTTTGCGGTGTTCAGCGGCATCCGCGACGCGGCACCCGACGGCTGGGGCCAATACCTCATGTACAAGGCGACCGGAGATCGGACGCCCACCGGCATCGACCTGATCCTGGCGTCGGGTGAGCACCGGGTCGGCGCGCTAGCGTTCGGACCCACTCCGGCCCGCCCGGAGCGTCTTACCCCATGGGGCGATGGCAACGCGCCCGGCGAGCATTTCACGCTGGAGGAGTTGTCCGAGGCCGCCGAACGAGCCCAGCATGTCGACCAGCTCGACGAAAATCTCCGGCGGTTGCTTACCGCAGGATCGTCGCTGGGTGGTGCCAGGCCAAAGGCCTCGACCGAGATTGGCGATCAGCCGTGGATCGCCAAGTTCCAGGCCCGCAACGACAGCTTTCCCGAATGCCGGGTCGAATTAGCCACCATGCGCCTTGCGGCGCAATGCGGGCTCAACGTTCCGGCGCTCGGCTTCGAGCACGTGCTCGGTCGCGACATCTACCTGATCGAACGCTTTGACCGCGTTGTGCATAGCAGCGCGCATGGCAGCTGGACGGAACGTCGTCCGTTTGTGTCAGGACTGACGATGCTCGCCGCGCACGAGAGTGAGGTCAGCCTGTTCAGCTATGCCGATCTTGCCGGCGTCATTCGCCAGCATGGCAGCGCCGTGCGACAGGATCTGCATGAGCTCTTCCGGCGGATGGTGTTCAACATCCTCGTCACGAACGACGACGACCACCTTCGCAATCACGGCTTTCTTCTCGATGGCACGCGCTGGCGGCTTTCCCCACTCTATGACGTCGTGCCCAAGCCCCAGGTCGGGCTGGAGCGTCGGCTTGTCTTGGGGGTCGGACCTCAGGGTCGCAACGCGACGCTCGAGAACGCCCTGCAGGGCGCTGCGGCATTCGATCTGTCGGCAGAGGACGCGATCGCGCTGGTTGGCGAGATGCGATCCATAGTCGCCGCGCGCTGGCAGCCATTGTTCGGCGAGGCGGGCCTCGGAGCAGCCGATCAACAGCGCTTTGCGACATGCTTTCGACTGGCGACGAGCAACCCCTAA
- a CDS encoding helix-turn-helix domain-containing protein — translation MSRASRAASGLPPQSLRAIGQLGKNIALARRRRKLPQRLMAERMLVSVQTLQRLEAGDPTVGLAVLASALLVLGMTSRLAELVAPDSDSAGISEDLARLPKKTHAPTGDELDF, via the coding sequence ATGTCGCGTGCATCTCGAGCTGCCAGTGGGCTTCCCCCTCAGAGTCTCCGGGCCATTGGGCAACTGGGGAAGAACATCGCGCTCGCGCGCCGCCGCCGCAAGTTGCCCCAAAGGCTTATGGCAGAACGCATGCTGGTTTCCGTCCAGACACTCCAGAGGCTCGAAGCGGGTGATCCGACGGTTGGGCTCGCGGTGCTGGCGAGCGCACTGCTCGTGCTAGGCATGACCTCGCGTCTTGCCGAACTCGTTGCGCCGGACAGCGACAGCGCCGGCATCAGCGAGGATCTTGCCCGACTGCCGAAGAAGACCCACGCGCCGACCGGCGACGAGCTGGACTTCTAG
- a CDS encoding class I adenylate-forming enzyme family protein, with translation MTDPEAELEREFGSFPALLAGWGERRGGACALRDERRSLSWTEAAAHIRRIAARLKSDGLQRGQAVAILGTTTTDYALVYLAAIYAGGCAAPLTTSASPEQLRAMAVDSGARHLFVDRAKLTELGDFAMGVKRQIVLDEDLWSWAAPEGTTCEPFQPESADRFNIIYSSGTTGAPKGIVHSHLMRWRQMAFRSLQGYGAEAITLTSTPLYSNTTLAVFLPTMFSGGCASLMGKFDTVKWLERAQAERATHTMLVPVQYRRLMAEPRFDEFDLTSMRMKYCTSAPFPAELKAEVLRRMPGGLIEIYSMTEGGVVCILYAHEHRDKLHTVGCPAPGSLLKVIGEDGNEVAPGQPGELYGRSPTMMSGYNNAAAKTAEAQWIDPADGSVWMKMGDIGRVDGDGFVELVGRAKDVIITGGFNVFPIDLEGELLKDARVAEAAVIGVPSEKWGETPVGFVVLKRAPRDHGEAELEDIRATANARLGKTQRLALVHAIDEMPRSHIGKLLKTELRDLAAAKGGAA, from the coding sequence ATGACCGATCCGGAAGCCGAACTCGAACGCGAGTTCGGTTCGTTCCCCGCCCTCCTAGCCGGTTGGGGCGAGCGCCGCGGCGGCGCCTGCGCCTTGCGCGACGAACGCCGCTCGCTGAGTTGGACCGAAGCCGCCGCCCACATCCGCCGGATCGCTGCGCGCCTCAAATCCGACGGCCTGCAGCGGGGCCAGGCCGTAGCGATCCTGGGCACCACCACCACCGACTATGCGCTGGTCTATCTCGCCGCGATCTATGCCGGAGGCTGCGCCGCGCCGCTGACCACCAGCGCCAGTCCCGAGCAATTGCGCGCCATGGCGGTCGATTCGGGCGCACGGCACCTGTTCGTCGATCGCGCGAAGCTTACCGAGCTGGGCGACTTCGCGATGGGCGTGAAGCGCCAGATCGTGCTGGACGAAGACCTGTGGAGCTGGGCCGCGCCCGAGGGCACGACTTGCGAACCGTTCCAGCCCGAGTCCGCCGATCGCTTCAACATCATCTATTCTTCGGGCACCACCGGGGCGCCCAAGGGCATCGTCCATTCGCACCTGATGCGGTGGCGGCAGATGGCGTTCCGTTCGCTCCAGGGCTACGGCGCCGAAGCGATCACGCTGACCTCGACCCCGCTCTATTCCAACACCACCCTGGCGGTGTTTCTGCCCACGATGTTCTCGGGCGGGTGCGCCTCGCTGATGGGCAAGTTCGACACGGTCAAATGGCTGGAGCGCGCGCAGGCCGAGCGCGCCACCCACACCATGCTCGTCCCGGTCCAATACCGCCGCCTGATGGCCGAGCCGCGCTTCGACGAGTTCGACCTGACGAGCATGCGGATGAAGTATTGCACCTCCGCGCCCTTCCCCGCCGAGCTCAAGGCCGAAGTCCTGCGACGGATGCCGGGCGGGCTGATCGAAATCTATTCGATGACCGAGGGCGGCGTGGTCTGCATTCTCTATGCCCACGAACACCGCGACAAGCTCCACACCGTCGGCTGCCCCGCTCCGGGCAGCCTGCTCAAGGTGATCGGCGAGGATGGCAACGAAGTCGCGCCGGGCCAGCCGGGCGAACTCTACGGCCGCTCGCCGACGATGATGAGCGGCTACAACAACGCCGCGGCCAAGACCGCTGAGGCGCAGTGGATCGATCCCGCCGACGGCAGTGTCTGGATGAAAATGGGCGACATCGGCCGGGTCGATGGCGACGGCTTCGTCGAGCTGGTGGGCCGCGCCAAAGACGTGATCATCACCGGCGGGTTCAACGTGTTCCCGATCGATCTCGAGGGCGAGCTGCTCAAGGACGCGCGCGTCGCCGAGGCCGCTGTGATCGGCGTGCCGAGCGAGAAATGGGGCGAGACCCCGGTGGGCTTCGTCGTGCTCAAGCGGGCGCCAAGGGATCACGGCGAGGCTGAACTGGAAGACATCCGCGCCACCGCCAACGCCCGCCTGGGCAAGACCCAGCGGCTCGCGCTGGTTCATGCGATCGACGAGATGCCGCGCAGCCACATCGGCAAGCTGCTCAAGACCGAACTGCGCGATCTGGCGGCGGCCAAGGGCGGGGCCGCCTGA
- a CDS encoding GNAT family N-acetyltransferase, whose translation MTGFTHRLARTEDIPAISALMARAIAQLQTAYLTPEQIAASAESMGLDTQLIEDGTYFVIEDGARLAGCGGWSRRATLYGGNHAADLRDDRLLDPAGEPARIRAMYTDPHYARRGIGRLILALCEEAARNEGFKRLELMATAAGEPLYIACGFRVIERAERLSANGVSVPGAVMGKVLT comes from the coding sequence GTGACCGGATTCACCCATCGCCTCGCCCGGACGGAGGACATCCCCGCGATCTCGGCGCTGATGGCGCGCGCCATCGCGCAGTTGCAGACGGCGTATCTCACGCCCGAGCAAATCGCCGCCAGCGCCGAGAGCATGGGGCTGGACACCCAGTTGATCGAGGACGGCACCTACTTCGTGATCGAGGACGGGGCCAGGCTGGCCGGGTGCGGCGGCTGGAGCCGGCGCGCGACGCTCTACGGCGGCAACCACGCCGCCGACTTGCGCGACGACCGCCTGCTCGACCCGGCGGGCGAACCGGCAAGGATCCGGGCGATGTATACCGATCCGCACTATGCGCGCCGCGGGATCGGACGGCTGATCCTGGCATTGTGCGAGGAAGCCGCGCGGAACGAGGGCTTCAAGCGGTTGGAGCTCATGGCGACGGCGGCGGGGGAGCCGCTCTACATCGCTTGCGGCTTTCGCGTGATCGAACGGGCGGAGAGGTTGTCGGCGAACGGCGTTTCGGTGCCCGGCGCAGTGATGGGCAAGGTGCTGACCTAG
- a CDS encoding RNB domain-containing ribonuclease: MKALADPDRLLGEGLAAIRAQYAIPPEFPPEVLAEAETTRDRAPTAHADWTAREFVTLDPATSTDLDQAFVIEAAGADLILHYALADIGWFVPEGGAMEAEAWKRGLTLYLPDDRARLYPAALSEAAASLLPDGPRPAIVASVRCAPDGAVKLAAVTRAVVRSRAKLAYESVDIAAVPHLADFSARMQRGEDARGAARVDPPEQEVERAADGSYRLTFRPWLPSETANASLSLAANMAIADALFAARTGLFREMAPPDDRALVRLRNTARALGLTWPANATLPQFERTVDPRTPPGAAFLLAVRRAGGGAHYLPFQEGHVPWHAALGATYTHATAPMRRLADRYVLEAVLEIANGRPLPPACADAFARLPKVMDAADAREGAVDRAVIDLAEAALLHGHEGETFAAVVTDLDERGARIQLCDRPVVARVDAHRVASGGDVRVRLIEADPVKRVLRFERVN, from the coding sequence ATGAAGGCGCTCGCCGATCCCGACCGCCTGCTCGGCGAAGGTCTCGCCGCGATCCGCGCGCAATATGCTATCCCGCCCGAATTCCCGCCCGAGGTGCTCGCCGAGGCGGAGACGACGAGGGATCGCGCACCCACCGCCCATGCCGATTGGACCGCGCGCGAATTCGTCACGCTCGATCCCGCGACCTCGACCGATCTCGACCAGGCCTTCGTCATCGAGGCGGCGGGTGCCGATCTGATTCTTCATTACGCGCTCGCCGACATCGGCTGGTTCGTTCCCGAAGGCGGGGCGATGGAGGCCGAGGCGTGGAAGCGCGGCCTCACCCTCTACCTCCCCGATGACCGCGCCCGGCTCTATCCGGCGGCGCTGAGCGAGGCCGCGGCCAGCCTGCTGCCCGACGGGCCGCGCCCGGCGATCGTGGCCAGCGTGCGCTGCGCTCCCGATGGCGCAGTGAAGCTCGCAGCGGTTACCCGCGCGGTGGTCCGCAGCCGCGCCAAGCTCGCCTACGAGAGCGTGGACATCGCGGCGGTTCCCCACCTCGCCGATTTCTCCGCGCGGATGCAGCGCGGCGAGGACGCGCGCGGCGCGGCGCGGGTCGATCCGCCCGAGCAGGAAGTTGAGCGCGCCGCTGACGGCAGCTACCGCCTGACGTTTCGGCCATGGCTGCCGAGCGAAACCGCCAACGCTTCGCTCTCGCTCGCCGCCAACATGGCCATCGCCGACGCGCTGTTCGCGGCCCGCACCGGCCTGTTCCGCGAAATGGCCCCGCCCGACGACCGCGCGCTGGTCCGGTTGCGCAATACCGCCCGCGCGCTGGGCCTGACCTGGCCGGCCAACGCCACGCTGCCCCAGTTCGAGCGGACCGTCGACCCGCGGACTCCCCCGGGCGCGGCGTTCCTGCTCGCGGTGCGCCGCGCGGGGGGCGGCGCGCACTACCTGCCTTTCCAGGAGGGGCACGTCCCGTGGCACGCCGCCCTGGGCGCGACCTATACCCACGCCACCGCGCCGATGCGGCGGCTGGCCGATCGCTATGTGCTCGAGGCGGTGCTTGAAATTGCCAACGGCCGCCCGCTTCCGCCCGCCTGCGCCGATGCCTTCGCCCGCTTGCCCAAAGTGATGGACGCCGCCGATGCGCGCGAGGGCGCGGTGGACCGCGCGGTGATCGATTTGGCGGAGGCCGCGCTGCTTCACGGCCATGAGGGCGAGACCTTCGCCGCGGTCGTGACCGACCTCGACGAACGCGGCGCGCGCATCCAGCTGTGCGACCGCCCGGTGGTCGCCCGCGTCGACGCGCACCGTGTGGCGAGCGGCGGCGACGTGCGGGTCCGGCTGATCGAGGCCGATCCGGTCAAGCGGGTGCTGCGCTTCGAACGCGTGAACTGA
- a CDS encoding pseudouridine synthase, whose amino-acid sequence MARLILLNKPYGVLSQFTDARSPTPRPTLSSFVDVHGVYPAGRLDADSEGLLLLTDDGRLQARIADPRFKLAKTYWVQVEGDPADADLSALREGVRLKDGMTLPAQAARIDPPALWPREPPVRFRKSVPDCWLELTIREGRNRQIRRMTAAVGLPTLRLVRRQVGAWTLDGLAPGEWRETAIAIGGGGRAGQSAPVNVAAVSSSLSG is encoded by the coding sequence ATGGCGCGGCTGATCCTGCTCAACAAGCCCTACGGCGTGCTCTCGCAGTTCACCGACGCGCGCAGCCCCACTCCGCGCCCCACGCTCTCAAGCTTTGTCGATGTTCACGGCGTTTATCCCGCCGGACGGCTCGACGCGGATAGCGAGGGCCTGCTCCTCCTCACTGACGACGGGCGCCTCCAGGCCCGCATCGCCGATCCACGGTTCAAGCTGGCCAAGACTTACTGGGTGCAAGTCGAAGGTGATCCCGCCGACGCCGATCTCTCCGCGCTGCGCGAAGGCGTGCGCCTCAAGGACGGGATGACCCTGCCCGCCCAAGCCGCCCGGATCGATCCGCCCGCGCTGTGGCCACGCGAACCGCCGGTGCGCTTTCGCAAGTCGGTCCCGGACTGCTGGCTCGAGCTGACGATCCGCGAAGGCCGCAACCGTCAAATCCGGCGGATGACCGCGGCGGTAGGGCTGCCGACGCTGCGACTGGTGCGCCGGCAGGTGGGGGCCTGGACTCTCGACGGTCTGGCGCCCGGCGAATGGCGCGAGACAGCCATTGCGATCGGAGGTGGCGGCCGGGCCGGTCAATCGGCTCCGGTCAACGTGGCGGCGGTGTCGTCGTCCTTGTCGGGGTGA
- a CDS encoding DUF475 domain-containing protein: protein MQYYKGSILFTIVCLALAGWLGWFVTGSVSGTLEVLWLVLVLSVLEVSLSFDNAVVNATVLRDMDQVWRKRFLTWGMVIAVFGMRVIFPLAIVAIAAGIGPIAALKLAATEPLEYERIITAAHVGIAGFGGAFLAMVGLKFFFDREKHADWIGWIERHLRKLSDIEAVEIAVVLLALYATSRLLSADDAMTLLVSGIFGILTYIAVEALGSVLTVPESSSVAGAAAKSGLAGFMYLQVLDSSFSFDGVIGAFAISNNMFIIALGLAIGAMFVRSMTIMLVDKGTLSEYRYLEHGAFWAILALAAIMFLGARYEIPETITGLIGGR from the coding sequence ATGCAATACTACAAAGGCTCGATCCTCTTCACCATCGTATGCTTGGCGTTGGCGGGTTGGCTCGGCTGGTTTGTGACCGGGTCCGTCTCCGGAACGCTCGAAGTGCTGTGGCTGGTGTTGGTGCTCAGCGTGCTGGAAGTGTCGCTGTCGTTCGACAACGCGGTGGTCAACGCCACCGTCCTTCGCGACATGGACCAGGTCTGGCGCAAACGGTTCCTGACCTGGGGCATGGTCATCGCCGTCTTCGGGATGCGAGTGATCTTTCCATTGGCGATCGTGGCGATCGCCGCCGGGATCGGCCCGATCGCCGCGCTGAAACTCGCCGCCACCGAGCCGCTGGAATACGAACGGATCATCACCGCGGCGCATGTCGGCATCGCCGGGTTCGGCGGCGCGTTCCTGGCCATGGTCGGGCTGAAGTTCTTCTTCGACAGGGAAAAGCACGCCGACTGGATCGGGTGGATCGAGCGCCACTTGCGAAAGCTTTCCGACATCGAGGCAGTCGAAATCGCGGTGGTCCTGCTGGCGCTCTACGCAACTTCGCGGCTGCTCTCCGCCGACGACGCGATGACCCTGCTCGTCTCCGGGATCTTCGGGATTTTGACCTACATCGCGGTCGAGGCACTGGGGTCGGTGCTGACAGTCCCGGAAAGCTCGAGCGTGGCCGGGGCCGCGGCCAAATCGGGATTGGCGGGCTTCATGTACCTGCAAGTGCTTGATTCGTCGTTCTCGTTCGACGGCGTCATCGGCGCTTTCGCGATCTCCAACAACATGTTCATCATCGCGCTGGGCCTGGCGATTGGCGCGATGTTCGTTCGGTCGATGACGATCATGCTGGTCGATAAAGGCACGCTTTCGGAATACCGCTATCTCGAACACGGCGCCTTCTGGGCGATCCTGGCGCTGGCGGCGATCATGTTTCTGGGCGCGCGCTATGAAATCCCCGAGACGATCACCGGCCTAATCGGGGGGCGCTGA
- a CDS encoding Fur family transcriptional regulator, translating into MAHHHAHREHTGDSLIAAARGALTAAGEQWTGMRGDVFEALAVRDKPASAYDIAETVGARRGKRVAANSVYRILDLFVRTNLARRVESANAYLANSHPGCRHDCIFLICDVCGQATHIDDDRLTGALVSAAHDAGFAEIRPVVELRGRCAECG; encoded by the coding sequence ATGGCCCACCACCATGCCCACCGGGAACATACCGGCGACAGCCTGATCGCCGCCGCGCGCGGCGCGCTGACCGCCGCCGGCGAGCAGTGGACCGGGATGCGCGGCGACGTGTTCGAGGCGCTGGCGGTGCGCGACAAGCCGGCCTCGGCCTACGATATCGCGGAGACCGTCGGGGCCCGCCGCGGCAAGCGGGTGGCGGCCAATTCGGTCTATCGCATTCTCGACCTGTTCGTGCGGACCAACCTCGCCCGGCGGGTGGAAAGCGCCAACGCCTATCTCGCCAACAGCCACCCCGGCTGCCGCCACGATTGCATCTTCCTGATCTGCGACGTCTGTGGCCAGGCGACCCACATCGACGACGACCGTCTGACCGGGGCGTTGGTTTCCGCCGCGCACGACGCGGGCTTCGCCGAGATCCGCCCGGTGGTCGAACTGCGCGGACGCTGCGCGGAGTGCGGCTAG
- a CDS encoding single-stranded DNA-binding protein produces MKNTVTLVGFVGNAPEIRNLPNGATVTSVWLATSRNWKDADGKRQSETEWHRVTCFNGIGKAVAEHVAKGTMIMVTGRLHYTRWTDSEGQVRHGCEIVAEQVDFLAKAKAKAETEPLLV; encoded by the coding sequence ATGAAGAACACCGTCACCCTCGTCGGCTTCGTCGGCAACGCCCCCGAGATTCGCAATCTTCCCAACGGCGCAACGGTCACCAGCGTCTGGCTCGCCACCAGCCGCAACTGGAAGGACGCGGACGGCAAGCGCCAGTCCGAAACCGAGTGGCACCGCGTCACCTGCTTCAACGGCATCGGCAAGGCGGTCGCCGAGCATGTCGCCAAGGGCACAATGATCATGGTCACCGGCCGCCTCCACTACACCCGCTGGACCGACAGCGAAGGCCAGGTCCGGCACGGCTGCGAGATCGTCGCCGAGCAGGTCGACTTCCTCGCCAAAGCCAAGGCGAAGGCCGAGACCGAACCGCTGCTGGTCTGA
- a CDS encoding integrase arm-type DNA-binding domain-containing protein, protein MALKDVEIRALKPRDRIYKCSDSHGLYLEVHPTGSKLWRYKYRRLGKEKRIALGRYPEAGLAEARRKRDEARLGLADGIDPAVERKREKLLAVFNGANTFGDLAKEYIDKMVAEGRADTTTTKANWLLEQLAPIAKSSVAELKPVEVLAALKRIEAKGKHETARRCRSFASRVFRYAVATGRAEIDPTSVLRSALITPKTEHHGAMLEPEAVGELLRSIDSYAGHAIARIAMQVAPHVMARPGELRQATWTEFDLEAATWKIPAARMKMPRPRAVPLSRQVVAYLRELHELTGPEGYVFPAFHTFKRPLSENTINQPFRRMGYAVGEITAHGLRTTASTFLNESGKWKPDAIERSLAHADKDAVRGIYNRGRYWEERVAMHQWWSDYLDELRKTTNICN, encoded by the coding sequence ATGGCCCTGAAGGATGTCGAGATTCGCGCGCTCAAGCCGCGGGATCGAATCTACAAATGCTCGGACAGTCACGGGTTGTATCTTGAGGTGCACCCCACCGGCTCCAAACTGTGGCGCTACAAGTACAGGCGCCTCGGCAAGGAAAAGCGCATCGCACTCGGCCGTTATCCCGAGGCCGGACTGGCAGAGGCACGGCGCAAGCGCGATGAGGCAAGGCTCGGGTTGGCTGACGGCATCGATCCGGCAGTCGAGCGCAAGCGCGAGAAGCTGCTGGCAGTCTTCAACGGGGCCAACACCTTCGGAGATCTCGCCAAGGAATACATCGACAAGATGGTGGCCGAGGGTCGCGCGGACACCACGACGACCAAGGCCAACTGGTTGCTCGAGCAGCTCGCGCCGATCGCCAAGTCCTCGGTGGCCGAGCTCAAGCCCGTCGAGGTGCTCGCCGCGCTCAAGCGCATCGAGGCCAAGGGAAAGCACGAGACCGCGCGGCGCTGCCGTTCGTTCGCGAGCCGAGTGTTCCGCTACGCGGTCGCGACCGGACGGGCGGAGATCGACCCCACCTCGGTCCTGCGCAGCGCGTTGATCACGCCAAAGACCGAGCACCATGGTGCGATGCTCGAACCCGAGGCCGTGGGCGAGTTGCTGCGCTCGATCGACAGCTACGCTGGCCACGCGATCGCCCGGATCGCAATGCAGGTGGCCCCGCATGTCATGGCCCGTCCCGGCGAGCTTCGCCAAGCGACATGGACCGAGTTCGATCTCGAGGCGGCGACGTGGAAGATCCCGGCCGCGCGTATGAAGATGCCGCGCCCGCGCGCCGTGCCGCTGTCGCGACAGGTGGTAGCGTACTTGCGCGAGCTTCACGAGCTTACGGGGCCCGAAGGGTATGTCTTTCCCGCATTTCATACGTTCAAGCGCCCGCTCAGCGAGAACACGATCAACCAGCCGTTTCGGCGCATGGGCTATGCCGTCGGCGAGATTACAGCGCATGGCTTGCGGACCACAGCCTCCACGTTTCTCAACGAGAGCGGCAAGTGGAAGCCTGACGCGATCGAGCGATCGCTAGCGCATGCCGACAAGGACGCGGTCCGCGGCATCTACAACCGTGGCCGCTACTGGGAAGAACGCGTCGCGATGCACCAGTGGTGGAGCGATTACCTGGATGAACTTCGCAAAACGACCAACATTTGTAATTAG